The following proteins come from a genomic window of Athalia rosae chromosome 1, iyAthRosa1.1, whole genome shotgun sequence:
- the LOC105685175 gene encoding oxysterol-binding protein-related protein 8 isoform X1 has protein sequence MSTPPIMVPGGERRTQSESLSVSQSVGNPSEPLQTMTPPNVSRSLSSPAADDRRPRRGSQTGSSPLSKLPSLESLSTSTIITTCAPPSSPGLPTMGESCPKLADNSSDKSGDASKLTRKESYKAQRKNYRMEKKRVANELLSSLKDPTVVVMSDWLKVRGTLKSWTKLWCILKPGLLLLYKNPKIKSNNWVGTILLNICQVIERPSKKDGFCFKLFHPLEQSIWAPRGPEKEAIGAVVQPLPTSYLIFRAPSQAAGKCWLDALELSLRCSSLIVRSSSVLPRSPQHDATTTHETQWSEADYEKHFNDHDLDDISQPENGVVADAEISASDSESEPSVKEEECDQIEETPYVVVENEVLGSAGEVVAELQEEQKSLIWFLMKQVRPGMDLSKVVLPTFILEPRSFLEKLADSYYHADLLSQAVLEDDAFTRMKGVVKWYLSGFYKKPQGLKKPYNPLLGETYRCYWQHPNGSRTFYLAEQLSHHPPISGFYVTNRQDGFAISATIIAKSKFYGNSTSAVLDGVAIMTMLPRGEDYTMTIPYAHCKGILMGTLSMELGGKININCEKTGYQTELEFKLKPFLGGADQMNQVVGRIRLGKETLATFSGYWDGQVIINDKRSGTDSVFFNPTTEIRKSRLKKYTVPLDHQGQWESENLWQAVTVAINNDDQVAATEAKTVLEEAQRERARERKSKNQEWIPKYFVQDIITGNWVYRHADLRPWDPRNDVIQYEYDYVVRTKTRHKTPIMRTGSIISVEPQTQMPLLQAESRSSLSVLKSSRRQLTNNMPLTEGTHDSGSSSAEFHSDSSQSVGKRRRATAKIIDVIKEMDSRLLDHGEKLNRIQQIVEQLAIKQREQNENAHQLKLSRNLMDTGIVVAVIFIIQYLLKFWSDRSIETKGTCNR, from the exons GTCGATCTCTCAGCAGTC CAGCAGCTGATGATAGACGACCTCGCCGTGGCAGTCAAACTGGATCCTCACCGCTGTCCAAACTACCATCACTAGAATCTCTCTCAACAAGTACGATTATTACCACTTGTGCTCCACCATCCTCTCCAG GTTTGCCTACCATGGGTGAGAGCTGTCCTAAACTAGCAGACAATTCGTCGGACAAG TCTGGCGATGCCAGCAAGTTGACTCGTAAAGAGTCCTACAAGGCACAGCGAAAGAATTATCggatggagaagaaaagagtGGCCAATGAACTCCTCAGCTCTCTCAAAGATCCCACTGTGGTGGTAATGAGCGATTGGCTCAAAGTTCGAGGAACACTTAAAAGTTGGACTAAATTATGGTGTATTTTAAAACCTGGATTATTACTACTCTATAAGAATCCAAAAATAAAG aGCAATAATTGGGTTGGTACAATTCTGCTCAACATATGCCAGGTAATAGAACGACCCAGCAAGAAAGACGGGTTTTGTTTCAAACTATTCCATCCACTAGAACAATCAATATGGGCACCGCGGGGACCTGAAAAAGAGGCTATTG GTGCCGTGGTTCAACCACTGCCTACGTCTTATCTGATATTCAGAGCGCCATCCCAGGCTGCTGGTAAGTGCTGGCTAGATGCGTTGGAGCTCTCTTTGCGTTGTTCATCGCTGATTGTCCGGTCAAGTAGTGTTCTTCCCCGTTCACCACAACATGATGCCACAACTACACATGAAACCCAATGGAGTGAAGCCGATTATGAGAAACACTTCAACGATCATG ACCTGGACGATATCAGTCAACCAGAAAACGGAGTGGTTGCCGATGCTGAGATCAGTGCCTCTGACAGCGAATCAGAACCTTCTGTCAAGGAGGAGGAATGTGACCAAATTGAAGAGACTCCTTATGTGGTTGTGGAGAATGAAGTTCTGGGATCG GCAGGAGAAGTAGTAGCAGAACTGCAAGAGGAGCAGAAATCTCTCATTTGGTTCCTAATGAAGCAAGTCAGGCCAGGAATGGATCTGTCTAAAGTTGTTCTGCCAACCTTCATCTTAGAACCAAGGTcttttttggaaaaactgGCAGATTCCTATTATCATGCTGATCTTCTATCCCA GGCTGTCTTGGAAGATGATGCATTTACACGTATGAAAGGTGTTGTTAAATGGTATCTATCTGGATTTTATAAAAAACCACAAGGCTTGAAAAAACCATACAATCCGCTGTTGGGAGAGACGTACCGTTGTTACTGGCAGCACCCGAATGGCTCACGGACCTTCTATCTTGCTGAACAG CTTTCTCATCATCCGCCCATCTCTGGATTCTATGTAACCAATAGACAAGATGGTTTTGCGATCAGTGCAACGATCATTGCCAAGTCCAAATTCTATG GTAATTCAACATCGGCAGTACTAGATGGTGTGGCAATTATGACGATGCTGCCAAGAGGTGAGGATTATACCATGACCATCCCTTATGCCCATTGCAAAGGTATTTTGATGGGAACATTATCGATGGAGCTCGGTGGCAAGATTAATATAAATTGTGAAAAGACGGGGTATCAGACGGAATTAGAATTCAAACTCAAG CCATTCCTAGGTGGTGCCGATCAAATGAATCAAGTAGTAGGGCGGATTCGACTCGGCAAAGAAACGCTTGCCACGTTTTCAGGCTATTGGGACGGACAAGTTATCATTAACGATAAACGATCGGGG ACCGATAgcgtttttttcaatcctaCAACTGAAATTCGTAAGAGCAGATTAAAGAAGTATACTGTGCCGCTAGACCACCAGGGTCAGTGGGAAAGTGAAAACCTCTGGCAAGCGGTTACTGTGGcaattaataacgatgatCAGGTGGCCGCAACAGAAGCTAAGACTGTTTTAGAAGAAGCTCAGAGAGAACGTGCTCGTGAAAGAAAATCCAAGAATCAGGAATGGATTCCGAAATATTTTGTACAG GATATTATTACCGGAAATTGGGTGTATCGCCATGCTGATCTGCGGCCTTGGGATCCTCGCAATGATGTCATCCAGTACGAGTATGACTATGTTGTCCGGACTAAAACCAGGCATAAAACCCCAATAATGAGGACTGGTAGTATAATCTCTGTTGAACCACAAACTCAG ATGCCATTGTTACAAGCTGAGTCTCGTTCATCATTGTCTGTATTGAAATCTTCGAGGAGGCAATTAACGAACAACATGCCGCTTACAGAAGGAACTCACGATTCGGGAAGCTCTTCTGCGGAGTTTCACTCCGATTCCAGTCAGTCTGTAGGAAAAAGGCGACGTGCTACCGCTAA AATAATTGACGTAATTAAAGAGATGGACTCTCGACTGCTTGATCACGGAGAGAAGCTAAATAGAATTCAACAAATTGTAGAACAACTCGCCATCAAGCAAAgagaacaaaacgaaaatGCTCACCAACTGAAATTATCAAGGAATTTGATGGACACCGGCATTGTGGTTgcagttatttttatcatccaaTACCTTCTGAAGTTTTGGAGTGATAGATCTATCGAAACGAAAGGAACGTG TAACAGATGA
- the LOC105685175 gene encoding oxysterol-binding protein-related protein 8 isoform X4, whose amino-acid sequence MSTPPIMVPGGERRTQSESLSVSQSVGNPSEPLQTMTPPNVSRSLSSRLPTMGESCPKLADNSSDKSGDASKLTRKESYKAQRKNYRMEKKRVANELLSSLKDPTVVVMSDWLKVRGTLKSWTKLWCILKPGLLLLYKNPKIKSNNWVGTILLNICQVIERPSKKDGFCFKLFHPLEQSIWAPRGPEKEAIGAVVQPLPTSYLIFRAPSQAAGKCWLDALELSLRCSSLIVRSSSVLPRSPQHDATTTHETQWSEADYEKHFNDHDLDDISQPENGVVADAEISASDSESEPSVKEEECDQIEETPYVVVENEVLGSAGEVVAELQEEQKSLIWFLMKQVRPGMDLSKVVLPTFILEPRSFLEKLADSYYHADLLSQAVLEDDAFTRMKGVVKWYLSGFYKKPQGLKKPYNPLLGETYRCYWQHPNGSRTFYLAEQLSHHPPISGFYVTNRQDGFAISATIIAKSKFYGNSTSAVLDGVAIMTMLPRGEDYTMTIPYAHCKGILMGTLSMELGGKININCEKTGYQTELEFKLKPFLGGADQMNQVVGRIRLGKETLATFSGYWDGQVIINDKRSGTDSVFFNPTTEIRKSRLKKYTVPLDHQGQWESENLWQAVTVAINNDDQVAATEAKTVLEEAQRERARERKSKNQEWIPKYFVQDIITGNWVYRHADLRPWDPRNDVIQYEYDYVVRTKTRHKTPIMRTGSIISVEPQTQMPLLQAESRSSLSVLKSSRRQLTNNMPLTEGTHDSGSSSAEFHSDSSQSVGKRRRATAKIIDVIKEMDSRLLDHGEKLNRIQQIVEQLAIKQREQNENAHQLKLSRNLMDTGIVVAVIFIIQYLLKFWSDRSIETKGTCNR is encoded by the exons GTCGATCTCTCAGCAGTC GTTTGCCTACCATGGGTGAGAGCTGTCCTAAACTAGCAGACAATTCGTCGGACAAG TCTGGCGATGCCAGCAAGTTGACTCGTAAAGAGTCCTACAAGGCACAGCGAAAGAATTATCggatggagaagaaaagagtGGCCAATGAACTCCTCAGCTCTCTCAAAGATCCCACTGTGGTGGTAATGAGCGATTGGCTCAAAGTTCGAGGAACACTTAAAAGTTGGACTAAATTATGGTGTATTTTAAAACCTGGATTATTACTACTCTATAAGAATCCAAAAATAAAG aGCAATAATTGGGTTGGTACAATTCTGCTCAACATATGCCAGGTAATAGAACGACCCAGCAAGAAAGACGGGTTTTGTTTCAAACTATTCCATCCACTAGAACAATCAATATGGGCACCGCGGGGACCTGAAAAAGAGGCTATTG GTGCCGTGGTTCAACCACTGCCTACGTCTTATCTGATATTCAGAGCGCCATCCCAGGCTGCTGGTAAGTGCTGGCTAGATGCGTTGGAGCTCTCTTTGCGTTGTTCATCGCTGATTGTCCGGTCAAGTAGTGTTCTTCCCCGTTCACCACAACATGATGCCACAACTACACATGAAACCCAATGGAGTGAAGCCGATTATGAGAAACACTTCAACGATCATG ACCTGGACGATATCAGTCAACCAGAAAACGGAGTGGTTGCCGATGCTGAGATCAGTGCCTCTGACAGCGAATCAGAACCTTCTGTCAAGGAGGAGGAATGTGACCAAATTGAAGAGACTCCTTATGTGGTTGTGGAGAATGAAGTTCTGGGATCG GCAGGAGAAGTAGTAGCAGAACTGCAAGAGGAGCAGAAATCTCTCATTTGGTTCCTAATGAAGCAAGTCAGGCCAGGAATGGATCTGTCTAAAGTTGTTCTGCCAACCTTCATCTTAGAACCAAGGTcttttttggaaaaactgGCAGATTCCTATTATCATGCTGATCTTCTATCCCA GGCTGTCTTGGAAGATGATGCATTTACACGTATGAAAGGTGTTGTTAAATGGTATCTATCTGGATTTTATAAAAAACCACAAGGCTTGAAAAAACCATACAATCCGCTGTTGGGAGAGACGTACCGTTGTTACTGGCAGCACCCGAATGGCTCACGGACCTTCTATCTTGCTGAACAG CTTTCTCATCATCCGCCCATCTCTGGATTCTATGTAACCAATAGACAAGATGGTTTTGCGATCAGTGCAACGATCATTGCCAAGTCCAAATTCTATG GTAATTCAACATCGGCAGTACTAGATGGTGTGGCAATTATGACGATGCTGCCAAGAGGTGAGGATTATACCATGACCATCCCTTATGCCCATTGCAAAGGTATTTTGATGGGAACATTATCGATGGAGCTCGGTGGCAAGATTAATATAAATTGTGAAAAGACGGGGTATCAGACGGAATTAGAATTCAAACTCAAG CCATTCCTAGGTGGTGCCGATCAAATGAATCAAGTAGTAGGGCGGATTCGACTCGGCAAAGAAACGCTTGCCACGTTTTCAGGCTATTGGGACGGACAAGTTATCATTAACGATAAACGATCGGGG ACCGATAgcgtttttttcaatcctaCAACTGAAATTCGTAAGAGCAGATTAAAGAAGTATACTGTGCCGCTAGACCACCAGGGTCAGTGGGAAAGTGAAAACCTCTGGCAAGCGGTTACTGTGGcaattaataacgatgatCAGGTGGCCGCAACAGAAGCTAAGACTGTTTTAGAAGAAGCTCAGAGAGAACGTGCTCGTGAAAGAAAATCCAAGAATCAGGAATGGATTCCGAAATATTTTGTACAG GATATTATTACCGGAAATTGGGTGTATCGCCATGCTGATCTGCGGCCTTGGGATCCTCGCAATGATGTCATCCAGTACGAGTATGACTATGTTGTCCGGACTAAAACCAGGCATAAAACCCCAATAATGAGGACTGGTAGTATAATCTCTGTTGAACCACAAACTCAG ATGCCATTGTTACAAGCTGAGTCTCGTTCATCATTGTCTGTATTGAAATCTTCGAGGAGGCAATTAACGAACAACATGCCGCTTACAGAAGGAACTCACGATTCGGGAAGCTCTTCTGCGGAGTTTCACTCCGATTCCAGTCAGTCTGTAGGAAAAAGGCGACGTGCTACCGCTAA AATAATTGACGTAATTAAAGAGATGGACTCTCGACTGCTTGATCACGGAGAGAAGCTAAATAGAATTCAACAAATTGTAGAACAACTCGCCATCAAGCAAAgagaacaaaacgaaaatGCTCACCAACTGAAATTATCAAGGAATTTGATGGACACCGGCATTGTGGTTgcagttatttttatcatccaaTACCTTCTGAAGTTTTGGAGTGATAGATCTATCGAAACGAAAGGAACGTG TAACAGATGA
- the LOC105685175 gene encoding oxysterol-binding protein-related protein 8 isoform X2, translating to MSTPPIMVPGGERRTQSESLSVSQSVGNPSEPLQTMTPPNVSRSLSSPADDRRPRRGSQTGSSPLSKLPSLESLSTSTIITTCAPPSSPGLPTMGESCPKLADNSSDKSGDASKLTRKESYKAQRKNYRMEKKRVANELLSSLKDPTVVVMSDWLKVRGTLKSWTKLWCILKPGLLLLYKNPKIKSNNWVGTILLNICQVIERPSKKDGFCFKLFHPLEQSIWAPRGPEKEAIGAVVQPLPTSYLIFRAPSQAAGKCWLDALELSLRCSSLIVRSSSVLPRSPQHDATTTHETQWSEADYEKHFNDHDLDDISQPENGVVADAEISASDSESEPSVKEEECDQIEETPYVVVENEVLGSAGEVVAELQEEQKSLIWFLMKQVRPGMDLSKVVLPTFILEPRSFLEKLADSYYHADLLSQAVLEDDAFTRMKGVVKWYLSGFYKKPQGLKKPYNPLLGETYRCYWQHPNGSRTFYLAEQLSHHPPISGFYVTNRQDGFAISATIIAKSKFYGNSTSAVLDGVAIMTMLPRGEDYTMTIPYAHCKGILMGTLSMELGGKININCEKTGYQTELEFKLKPFLGGADQMNQVVGRIRLGKETLATFSGYWDGQVIINDKRSGTDSVFFNPTTEIRKSRLKKYTVPLDHQGQWESENLWQAVTVAINNDDQVAATEAKTVLEEAQRERARERKSKNQEWIPKYFVQDIITGNWVYRHADLRPWDPRNDVIQYEYDYVVRTKTRHKTPIMRTGSIISVEPQTQMPLLQAESRSSLSVLKSSRRQLTNNMPLTEGTHDSGSSSAEFHSDSSQSVGKRRRATAKIIDVIKEMDSRLLDHGEKLNRIQQIVEQLAIKQREQNENAHQLKLSRNLMDTGIVVAVIFIIQYLLKFWSDRSIETKGTCNR from the exons GTCGATCTCTCAGCAGTC CAGCTGATGATAGACGACCTCGCCGTGGCAGTCAAACTGGATCCTCACCGCTGTCCAAACTACCATCACTAGAATCTCTCTCAACAAGTACGATTATTACCACTTGTGCTCCACCATCCTCTCCAG GTTTGCCTACCATGGGTGAGAGCTGTCCTAAACTAGCAGACAATTCGTCGGACAAG TCTGGCGATGCCAGCAAGTTGACTCGTAAAGAGTCCTACAAGGCACAGCGAAAGAATTATCggatggagaagaaaagagtGGCCAATGAACTCCTCAGCTCTCTCAAAGATCCCACTGTGGTGGTAATGAGCGATTGGCTCAAAGTTCGAGGAACACTTAAAAGTTGGACTAAATTATGGTGTATTTTAAAACCTGGATTATTACTACTCTATAAGAATCCAAAAATAAAG aGCAATAATTGGGTTGGTACAATTCTGCTCAACATATGCCAGGTAATAGAACGACCCAGCAAGAAAGACGGGTTTTGTTTCAAACTATTCCATCCACTAGAACAATCAATATGGGCACCGCGGGGACCTGAAAAAGAGGCTATTG GTGCCGTGGTTCAACCACTGCCTACGTCTTATCTGATATTCAGAGCGCCATCCCAGGCTGCTGGTAAGTGCTGGCTAGATGCGTTGGAGCTCTCTTTGCGTTGTTCATCGCTGATTGTCCGGTCAAGTAGTGTTCTTCCCCGTTCACCACAACATGATGCCACAACTACACATGAAACCCAATGGAGTGAAGCCGATTATGAGAAACACTTCAACGATCATG ACCTGGACGATATCAGTCAACCAGAAAACGGAGTGGTTGCCGATGCTGAGATCAGTGCCTCTGACAGCGAATCAGAACCTTCTGTCAAGGAGGAGGAATGTGACCAAATTGAAGAGACTCCTTATGTGGTTGTGGAGAATGAAGTTCTGGGATCG GCAGGAGAAGTAGTAGCAGAACTGCAAGAGGAGCAGAAATCTCTCATTTGGTTCCTAATGAAGCAAGTCAGGCCAGGAATGGATCTGTCTAAAGTTGTTCTGCCAACCTTCATCTTAGAACCAAGGTcttttttggaaaaactgGCAGATTCCTATTATCATGCTGATCTTCTATCCCA GGCTGTCTTGGAAGATGATGCATTTACACGTATGAAAGGTGTTGTTAAATGGTATCTATCTGGATTTTATAAAAAACCACAAGGCTTGAAAAAACCATACAATCCGCTGTTGGGAGAGACGTACCGTTGTTACTGGCAGCACCCGAATGGCTCACGGACCTTCTATCTTGCTGAACAG CTTTCTCATCATCCGCCCATCTCTGGATTCTATGTAACCAATAGACAAGATGGTTTTGCGATCAGTGCAACGATCATTGCCAAGTCCAAATTCTATG GTAATTCAACATCGGCAGTACTAGATGGTGTGGCAATTATGACGATGCTGCCAAGAGGTGAGGATTATACCATGACCATCCCTTATGCCCATTGCAAAGGTATTTTGATGGGAACATTATCGATGGAGCTCGGTGGCAAGATTAATATAAATTGTGAAAAGACGGGGTATCAGACGGAATTAGAATTCAAACTCAAG CCATTCCTAGGTGGTGCCGATCAAATGAATCAAGTAGTAGGGCGGATTCGACTCGGCAAAGAAACGCTTGCCACGTTTTCAGGCTATTGGGACGGACAAGTTATCATTAACGATAAACGATCGGGG ACCGATAgcgtttttttcaatcctaCAACTGAAATTCGTAAGAGCAGATTAAAGAAGTATACTGTGCCGCTAGACCACCAGGGTCAGTGGGAAAGTGAAAACCTCTGGCAAGCGGTTACTGTGGcaattaataacgatgatCAGGTGGCCGCAACAGAAGCTAAGACTGTTTTAGAAGAAGCTCAGAGAGAACGTGCTCGTGAAAGAAAATCCAAGAATCAGGAATGGATTCCGAAATATTTTGTACAG GATATTATTACCGGAAATTGGGTGTATCGCCATGCTGATCTGCGGCCTTGGGATCCTCGCAATGATGTCATCCAGTACGAGTATGACTATGTTGTCCGGACTAAAACCAGGCATAAAACCCCAATAATGAGGACTGGTAGTATAATCTCTGTTGAACCACAAACTCAG ATGCCATTGTTACAAGCTGAGTCTCGTTCATCATTGTCTGTATTGAAATCTTCGAGGAGGCAATTAACGAACAACATGCCGCTTACAGAAGGAACTCACGATTCGGGAAGCTCTTCTGCGGAGTTTCACTCCGATTCCAGTCAGTCTGTAGGAAAAAGGCGACGTGCTACCGCTAA AATAATTGACGTAATTAAAGAGATGGACTCTCGACTGCTTGATCACGGAGAGAAGCTAAATAGAATTCAACAAATTGTAGAACAACTCGCCATCAAGCAAAgagaacaaaacgaaaatGCTCACCAACTGAAATTATCAAGGAATTTGATGGACACCGGCATTGTGGTTgcagttatttttatcatccaaTACCTTCTGAAGTTTTGGAGTGATAGATCTATCGAAACGAAAGGAACGTG TAACAGATGA
- the LOC105685175 gene encoding oxysterol-binding protein-related protein 8 isoform X7 yields the protein MGESCPKLADNSSDKSGDASKLTRKESYKAQRKNYRMEKKRVANELLSSLKDPTVVVMSDWLKVRGTLKSWTKLWCILKPGLLLLYKNPKIKSNNWVGTILLNICQVIERPSKKDGFCFKLFHPLEQSIWAPRGPEKEAIGAVVQPLPTSYLIFRAPSQAAGKCWLDALELSLRCSSLIVRSSSVLPRSPQHDATTTHETQWSEADYEKHFNDHDLDDISQPENGVVADAEISASDSESEPSVKEEECDQIEETPYVVVENEVLGSAGEVVAELQEEQKSLIWFLMKQVRPGMDLSKVVLPTFILEPRSFLEKLADSYYHADLLSQAVLEDDAFTRMKGVVKWYLSGFYKKPQGLKKPYNPLLGETYRCYWQHPNGSRTFYLAEQLSHHPPISGFYVTNRQDGFAISATIIAKSKFYGNSTSAVLDGVAIMTMLPRGEDYTMTIPYAHCKGILMGTLSMELGGKININCEKTGYQTELEFKLKPFLGGADQMNQVVGRIRLGKETLATFSGYWDGQVIINDKRSGTDSVFFNPTTEIRKSRLKKYTVPLDHQGQWESENLWQAVTVAINNDDQVAATEAKTVLEEAQRERARERKSKNQEWIPKYFVQDIITGNWVYRHADLRPWDPRNDVIQYEYDYVVRTKTRHKTPIMRTGSIISVEPQTQMPLLQAESRSSLSVLKSSRRQLTNNMPLTEGTHDSGSSSAEFHSDSSQSVGKRRRATAKIIDVIKEMDSRLLDHGEKLNRIQQIVEQLAIKQREQNENAHQLKLSRNLMDTGIVVAVIFIIQYLLKFWSDRSIETKGTCNR from the exons ATGGGTGAGAGCTGTCCTAAACTAGCAGACAATTCGTCGGACAAG TCTGGCGATGCCAGCAAGTTGACTCGTAAAGAGTCCTACAAGGCACAGCGAAAGAATTATCggatggagaagaaaagagtGGCCAATGAACTCCTCAGCTCTCTCAAAGATCCCACTGTGGTGGTAATGAGCGATTGGCTCAAAGTTCGAGGAACACTTAAAAGTTGGACTAAATTATGGTGTATTTTAAAACCTGGATTATTACTACTCTATAAGAATCCAAAAATAAAG aGCAATAATTGGGTTGGTACAATTCTGCTCAACATATGCCAGGTAATAGAACGACCCAGCAAGAAAGACGGGTTTTGTTTCAAACTATTCCATCCACTAGAACAATCAATATGGGCACCGCGGGGACCTGAAAAAGAGGCTATTG GTGCCGTGGTTCAACCACTGCCTACGTCTTATCTGATATTCAGAGCGCCATCCCAGGCTGCTGGTAAGTGCTGGCTAGATGCGTTGGAGCTCTCTTTGCGTTGTTCATCGCTGATTGTCCGGTCAAGTAGTGTTCTTCCCCGTTCACCACAACATGATGCCACAACTACACATGAAACCCAATGGAGTGAAGCCGATTATGAGAAACACTTCAACGATCATG ACCTGGACGATATCAGTCAACCAGAAAACGGAGTGGTTGCCGATGCTGAGATCAGTGCCTCTGACAGCGAATCAGAACCTTCTGTCAAGGAGGAGGAATGTGACCAAATTGAAGAGACTCCTTATGTGGTTGTGGAGAATGAAGTTCTGGGATCG GCAGGAGAAGTAGTAGCAGAACTGCAAGAGGAGCAGAAATCTCTCATTTGGTTCCTAATGAAGCAAGTCAGGCCAGGAATGGATCTGTCTAAAGTTGTTCTGCCAACCTTCATCTTAGAACCAAGGTcttttttggaaaaactgGCAGATTCCTATTATCATGCTGATCTTCTATCCCA GGCTGTCTTGGAAGATGATGCATTTACACGTATGAAAGGTGTTGTTAAATGGTATCTATCTGGATTTTATAAAAAACCACAAGGCTTGAAAAAACCATACAATCCGCTGTTGGGAGAGACGTACCGTTGTTACTGGCAGCACCCGAATGGCTCACGGACCTTCTATCTTGCTGAACAG CTTTCTCATCATCCGCCCATCTCTGGATTCTATGTAACCAATAGACAAGATGGTTTTGCGATCAGTGCAACGATCATTGCCAAGTCCAAATTCTATG GTAATTCAACATCGGCAGTACTAGATGGTGTGGCAATTATGACGATGCTGCCAAGAGGTGAGGATTATACCATGACCATCCCTTATGCCCATTGCAAAGGTATTTTGATGGGAACATTATCGATGGAGCTCGGTGGCAAGATTAATATAAATTGTGAAAAGACGGGGTATCAGACGGAATTAGAATTCAAACTCAAG CCATTCCTAGGTGGTGCCGATCAAATGAATCAAGTAGTAGGGCGGATTCGACTCGGCAAAGAAACGCTTGCCACGTTTTCAGGCTATTGGGACGGACAAGTTATCATTAACGATAAACGATCGGGG ACCGATAgcgtttttttcaatcctaCAACTGAAATTCGTAAGAGCAGATTAAAGAAGTATACTGTGCCGCTAGACCACCAGGGTCAGTGGGAAAGTGAAAACCTCTGGCAAGCGGTTACTGTGGcaattaataacgatgatCAGGTGGCCGCAACAGAAGCTAAGACTGTTTTAGAAGAAGCTCAGAGAGAACGTGCTCGTGAAAGAAAATCCAAGAATCAGGAATGGATTCCGAAATATTTTGTACAG GATATTATTACCGGAAATTGGGTGTATCGCCATGCTGATCTGCGGCCTTGGGATCCTCGCAATGATGTCATCCAGTACGAGTATGACTATGTTGTCCGGACTAAAACCAGGCATAAAACCCCAATAATGAGGACTGGTAGTATAATCTCTGTTGAACCACAAACTCAG ATGCCATTGTTACAAGCTGAGTCTCGTTCATCATTGTCTGTATTGAAATCTTCGAGGAGGCAATTAACGAACAACATGCCGCTTACAGAAGGAACTCACGATTCGGGAAGCTCTTCTGCGGAGTTTCACTCCGATTCCAGTCAGTCTGTAGGAAAAAGGCGACGTGCTACCGCTAA AATAATTGACGTAATTAAAGAGATGGACTCTCGACTGCTTGATCACGGAGAGAAGCTAAATAGAATTCAACAAATTGTAGAACAACTCGCCATCAAGCAAAgagaacaaaacgaaaatGCTCACCAACTGAAATTATCAAGGAATTTGATGGACACCGGCATTGTGGTTgcagttatttttatcatccaaTACCTTCTGAAGTTTTGGAGTGATAGATCTATCGAAACGAAAGGAACGTG TAACAGATGA